The following are from one region of the Aspergillus luchuensis IFO 4308 DNA, chromosome 4, nearly complete sequence genome:
- the STR3 gene encoding cystathionine beta-lyase STR3 (COG:E;~EggNog:ENOG410PHQJ;~InterPro:IPR006238,IPR015424,IPR000277,IPR015421, IPR015422;~PFAM:PF01053;~go_function: GO:0003824 - catalytic activity [Evidence IEA];~go_function: GO:0004121 - cystathionine beta-lyase activity [Evidence IEA];~go_function: GO:0030170 - pyridoxal phosphate binding [Evidence IEA];~go_process: GO:0019346 - transsulfuration [Evidence IEA];~go_process: GO:0071266 - 'de novo' L-methionine biosynthetic process [Evidence IEA]), which produces MSAAGSSSDAAVKKAFPRVDLEGHDLPPSPAPSSPHGGRRYNIATELVYTEGNDQYNASSVPIYQSATFKQTSGGGGGEYDYTRSGNPTRTHLERHLAKIMSAQRALVVSSGMAALDVITRLLRPGDEVVTGDDLYGGTNRLLKYLSTNGGIIVHHVDTTVPEKVREVLTSKTAMVLLETPTNPLIKIVDIPQIAAAAHEANPNCVVSVDNTMMSPLLLNPLELGADIVYESGTKYLSGHHDLMAGVLAVNDLSLGERLYFTINASGCGLSPFDSWLLLRGVKTLKVRMDQQQSNAQRIADFLETHGFKVRYPGLRSHPQYELHHSMARGSGAVLSFETGDVGVSERIVESAKLWAISVSFGCVNSLISMPCRMSHASIDEKTRRERAMPEDLIRLCVGIEDADDLIDDLRRALVQAGAVNVTLDDFQANSSN; this is translated from the exons ATGTCGGCCGCAGGATCAAGTAGTGATGCCGCGGTGAAGAAGGCTTTCCCTCGGGTTGACCTCGAGGGTCACGACctgcccccctcccccgcccctTCGAGCCCTCATGGTGGCCGTCGCTATAACATTGCTACGGAGTTGGTATATACGGAGGGAAATGACCAGTACAATGCTAGCAGCGTTCCGATCTACCAG AGCGCTACATTCAAACAGACctccggtggtggaggcggcgaaTATGATTACACTCGCTCCGGAAACCCGACCCGGACACATTTGGAGCGTCATCTCGCCAAGATCATGTCCGCCCAGCGGGCTCTCGTCGTATCCTCTGGTATGGCTGCATTGGATGTGATTACCCGCCTGCTTCGTCCTGGCGACGAAGTTGTGACCGGTGATGACCTCTACGGTGGCACCAACCGTCTTCTGAAGTACCTGTCCACGAACGGTGGCATCATCGTCCACCATGTTGATACTACGGTGCCGGAAAAAGTGCGCGAGGTTCTGACCTCGAAGACGGCGATGGTCCTGCTGGAGACGCCGACCAACCCACTCATCAAGATCGTGGATATTCCTCAGattgctgccgccgcccacGAAGCGAACCCTAACTGCGTCGTTTCGGTCGACAACACCATGATGTCGCCTCTTCTGCTGAACCCTCTCGAACTCGGTGCCGATATTGTGTACGAGAGTGGTACCAAGTACCTTTCCGGTCACCATGACCTTATGGCGGGTGTGCTCGCCGTCAACGACCTGTCTCTCGGCGAACGCCTCTACTTCACAATCAACGCGTCCGGCTGCGGTCTGTCGCCTTTCGActcatggctgctgctgcgtgGAGTGAAGACGCTCAAGGTTCGGATGGatcagcagcagagcaatgCCCAGCGCATTGCTGATTTCCTGGAAACTCATGGCTTCAAGGTGCGGTACCCTGGTCTGCGGTCGCACCCGCAGTATGAGCTGCACCACTCGATGGCTCGGGGATCGGGAGCCGTGCTCTCGTTCGAGACTGGTGACGTGGGTGTCAGTGAGCGTATTGTCGAGAGTGCCAAGCTGTGGGCCATCAGTGTCAGCTTTGGCTGTGTCAACAGTTTGATCAGTATGCCATGCCGCATGAGCCACGCCAGTATCGATGAGAAGACGAGACGGGAGCGCGCCATGCCCGAGGATCTGATCCGGCTGTGCGTGGGTATTGAAGATGCGGATGATCTTATTGATGACTTGCGACGGGCG CTGGTGCAAGCTGGTGCTGTCAATGTCACGCTGGACGACTTCCAGGCGAACTCGTCCAACTAA